In Quercus lobata isolate SW786 chromosome 12, ValleyOak3.0 Primary Assembly, whole genome shotgun sequence, a genomic segment contains:
- the LOC115970410 gene encoding RNA demethylase ALKBH10B-like, whose protein sequence is MLMAAGPASPTDRAAASPVAAAGPAMIPMQNPMMISDSFARDAILAWYRGEFAAANAIIDALCAHLTQLAGAGVGGVASSEYDAVFAAIHRRRLNWIPVLQMQKYHSIADVAVELRRVAAPKKKYDTINEQDHADSTAKAETKKSEEVKVAKLDEQDQKVEEEEQSEKIDEKVTESDGNVGLELGEEDDSSPDSDITDSGSQEVQPAVENVDLCSNHEDCEARPSQIKLTKGFSAKEPVKGHMVNVVKGLKLYEDVFTDSELCKLNDFVNELRAAGQNGELPGETFILFNKQVKGNRRELIQFGVPIFGQIKEEAASNNQTSHIEPIPALLQGVIDHLLQWQLIPEYKRPNGCIINFFEEGEYSQPFLKPPHLDQPISTLLLSESTMAFGRTLVSAHLTQLAGAGVGGVASSEYDAVFAAIHRRRLNWIPVLQMQKYHSIADVAVELRRVAAPKKKYDTINEQDHADSTAKAETKKSEEVKVAKLDEQDQKVEEEEQSEKIDEKVTESDGNVGLELGEEDDSSPDSDITDSGSQEVQPAVENVDLCSNHEDCEARPSQIKLTKGFSAKEPVKGHMVNVVKGLKLYEDVFTDSELCKLNDFVNELRAAGQNGELPGETFILFNKQVKGNRRELIQFGVPIFGQIKEEAASNNQTSHIEPIPALLQGVIDHLLQWQLIPEYKRPNGCIINFFEEGEYSQPFLKPPHLDQPISTLLLSESTMAFGRTLVSDNDGNYKGPLMFSLKEGSLLVMRGNSADMARHVMCPSPNKRTSITLFRIRPESNQCQSPTSPSMTGAMTLWQPGVPSPYAVPNGALNGYETTDMMSRWGVVRAPVVMLAPVRPMVLSPRKLPQGGTGVFLPWTVGSRKPAKHLPPRAQKGRLLALPPPVETHVTESASEPGISV, encoded by the exons ATGTTGATGGCGGCTGGGCCAGCTTCACCGACCGATCGAGCGGCGGCGTCACCGGTGGCGGCGGCGGGGCCGGCAATGATCCCGATGCAGAATCCGATGATGATATCGGACTCGTTCGCCCGAGACGCGATTCTCGCGTGGTACCGTGGGGAGTTCGCGGCGGCGAACGCGATCATCGACGCGCTGTGCGCGCACCTGACTCAGTTGGCTGGCGCCGGAGTCGGAGGGGTGGCGTCGTCGGAATACGACGCGGTGTTCGCTGCAATACACCGCCGGAGGCTGAACTGGATCCCGGTGCTCCAGATGCAGAAGTACCACTCCATCGCCGACGTTGCGGTCGAGCTCCGGCGAGTCGCTGCCCCGAAGAAAAAGTACGATACGATCAATGAACAGGATCACGCGGACTCGACCGCCAAGGCCGAGACGAAGAAGAGCGAGGAGGTGAAGGTGGCGAAATTGGATGAGCAAGATCAGAAAGTCGAGGAGGAGGAGCAGAGTGAGAAAATCGACGAGAAAGTGACGGAAAGTGATGGAAATGTCGGACTTGAGCTTGGTGAAGAAGACGATTCCTCACCGGATAGCGATATCACCGATTCAG GTTCTCAAGAAGTGCAGCCTGCTGTAGAGAACGTGGACTTATGTTCTAACCATGAAGACTGTGAGGCACGTCCCAGCCAGATCAAGTTGACAAAAGGTTTCTCAGCCAAGGAGCCAGTGAAAGGGCACATG GTGAATGTTGTGAAAGGACTAAAGTTATATGAGGACGTCTTCACTGATTCAGAGCTCTGTAAGTTGAATGACTTTGTTAATGAACTCCGCGCAGCTGGGCAGAATGGAGAACTCCCAG GTGAGACCTTTATTTTGTTCAACAAACAGGTGAAGGGCAACAGGAGAGAGCTGATTCAGTTTGGGGTTCCAATATTCGGGCAAATAAAAGAGGAAGCGGCAAGCAACAATCAAACAA GCCATATAGAGCCAATTCCAGCTCTTCTCCAAGGTGTCATCGATCACCTTCTGCAGTGGCAACTAATTCCAGAGTACAAAAGACCAAATGGTTGCATCATTAACTTCTTTGAGGAG GGGGAATATTCACAGCCATTCCTGAAACCACCCCATTTGGACCAACCCATCTCCACTCTTCTCCTCTCTGAATCAACAATGGCTTTTGGACGTACTCTTGTGAGTGCGCACCTGACTCAGTTGGCTGGCGCCGGAGTCGGAGGGGTGGCGTCGTCGGAATACGACGCGGTGTTCGCTGCAATACACCGCCGGAGGCTGAACTGGATCCCGGTGCTCCAGATGCAGAAGTACCACTCCATCGCCGACGTTGCGGTCGAGCTCCGGCGAGTCGCTGCCCCGAAGAAAAAGTACGATACGATCAATGAACAGGATCACGCGGACTCGACCGCCAAGGCCGAGACGAAGAAGAGCGAGGAGGTGAAGGTGGCGAAATTGGATGAGCAAGATCAGAAAGTCGAGGAGGAGGAGCAGAGTGAGAAAATCGACGAGAAAGTGACGGAAAGTGATGGAAATGTCGGACTTGAGCTTGGTGAAGAAGACGATTCCTCACCGGATAGCGATATCACCGATTCAG GTTCTCAAGAAGTGCAGCCTGCTGTAGAGAACGTGGACTTATGTTCTAACCATGAAGACTGTGAGGCACGTCCCAGCCAGATCAAGTTGACAAAAGGTTTCTCAGCCAAGGAGCCAGTGAAAGGGCACATG GTGAATGTTGTGAAAGGACTAAAGTTATATGAGGACGTCTTCACTGATTCAGAGCTCTGTAAGTTGAATGACTTTGTTAATGAACTCCGCGCAGCTGGGCAGAATGGAGAACTCCCAG GTGAGACCTTTATTTTGTTCAACAAACAGGTGAAGGGCAACAGGAGAGAGCTGATTCAGTTTGGGGTTCCAATATTCGGGCAAATAAAAGAGGAAGCGGCAAGCAACAATCAAACAA GCCATATAGAGCCAATTCCAGCTCTTCTCCAAGGTGTCATCGATCACCTTCTGCAGTGGCAACTAATTCCAGAGTACAAAAGACCAAATGGTTGCATCATTAACTTCTTTGAGGAG GGGGAATATTCACAGCCATTCCTGAAACCACCCCATTTGGACCAACCCATCTCCACTCTTCTCCTCTCTGAATCAACAATGGCTTTTGGACGTACTCTTGTGAGTGATAATGATGGAAACTACAAAGGGCCACTCATGTTCTCTTTGAAGGAAGG CTCTCTTCTGGTCATGAGGGGAAACAGTGCTGACATGGCTAGACATGTCATGTGCCCTTCTCCTAACAAAAGGACCAGCATCACACTCTTCAGAATTCGCCCGGAGTCCAATCAATGCCAGTCCCCAACCAGTCCTTCCATGACTGGTGCCATGACTCTCTGGCAACCAGGCGTTCCAAGCCCATATGCAGTCCCAAATGGAGCTCTCAATGGCTATGAGACAACGGACATGATGTCCAGATGGGGAGTTGTTCGTGCTCCAGTGGTCATGTTAGCACCAGTGCGCCCTATGGTGTTGAGCCCCCGAAAGCTTCCTCAAGGTGGCACTGGAGTTTTCTTGCCATGGACTGTGGGATCAAGAAAACCTGCAAAGCATCTTCCTCCACGTGCCCAAAAAGGCCGTCTTCTTGCCTTACCTCCTCCTGTTGAAACTCATGTCACAGAGTCCGCTTCTGAACCAGGCATCAGTGTTTGA